From the genome of Streptomyces sp. NBC_01317, one region includes:
- the tdh gene encoding L-threonine 3-dehydrogenase: protein MKALVKQKAEPGLWLMDVPEPVTGPGDVLIKVLRTGICGTDLHIRSWDGWAQHAVTTPRVLGHEFVGEVAAVGADVQDVAVGDLVSGEGHLVCGRCRNCLAGRRHLCRSTVGLGVGRDGAFAEYVALPASNVWVHRAPVDLDVAAIFDPFGNAVHTALSFPLVGEDVLITGAGPIGIMAAAVARHAGARNVVITDVSPARLELARKVGATLALDVTHHGIAEAQRQLGLKEGFDIGLEMSGRPEAVRDMVDNMTHGGRIAMLGLPADEFAVDWSKIVTSMITIKGIYGREMYETWYAMTVLLEGGLDLSPVITGSYGYQDFDAAFDEAATARSGKIILDWTV, encoded by the coding sequence ATGAAGGCACTTGTGAAACAGAAGGCCGAGCCGGGGCTGTGGCTCATGGATGTGCCGGAGCCGGTCACCGGCCCCGGAGACGTACTGATCAAGGTGCTCCGTACCGGCATCTGCGGTACCGACCTGCACATCCGCTCCTGGGACGGCTGGGCCCAGCACGCCGTCACCACCCCCCGCGTCCTCGGCCACGAGTTCGTCGGCGAGGTGGCCGCCGTCGGGGCCGACGTCCAGGACGTCGCGGTCGGCGACCTCGTCAGCGGCGAGGGCCACCTCGTCTGCGGCCGGTGCCGCAACTGTCTCGCCGGCCGCCGCCACCTCTGCCGCAGCACCGTCGGCCTGGGCGTCGGCCGCGACGGCGCGTTCGCCGAGTACGTCGCCCTGCCCGCCTCCAACGTCTGGGTGCACCGCGCCCCCGTGGACCTCGACGTCGCCGCGATCTTCGACCCCTTCGGCAACGCCGTCCACACCGCGCTCTCCTTCCCGCTCGTCGGCGAGGACGTCCTGATCACCGGCGCCGGCCCCATCGGGATCATGGCCGCCGCCGTCGCCCGGCACGCCGGCGCGCGCAACGTCGTGATCACCGACGTCAGCCCGGCCCGCCTCGAACTCGCCCGCAAGGTCGGCGCCACCCTCGCCCTGGACGTCACGCACCACGGCATCGCCGAGGCACAGCGCCAACTCGGCCTCAAGGAGGGCTTCGACATCGGCCTGGAGATGTCGGGCCGCCCCGAGGCCGTGCGGGACATGGTCGACAACATGACCCACGGCGGCCGGATCGCGATGCTCGGCCTGCCCGCCGACGAGTTCGCCGTCGACTGGTCGAAGATCGTCACGTCCATGATCACGATCAAGGGCATCTACGGCCGTGAGATGTACGAGACGTGGTACGCGATGACCGTCCTCCTCGAAGGCGGCCTGGACCTGAGCCCCGTCATCACCGGCAGCTACGGCTACCAGGACTTCGACGCGGCCTTCGACGAGGCCGCGACCGCCCGCAGCGGCAAGATCATTCTCGACTGGACCGTCTGA
- a CDS encoding glycine C-acetyltransferase, translating to MFTSVRDDLRTTLDEIRDAGLFKPERVISTPQNASVAVTAGGAPAGGDVLNFCANNYLGLADHPEVVAAAKDALDRWGYGMASVRFICGTQEIHKELEQRLSAFLGQEDTILYSSCFDANGGVFETLLGAEDAVISDALNHASIIDGIRLSKARRLRYANRDLAELETRLKESQDARRRLIVTDGVFSMDGYVAPLAEICDLADRYDAMVMVDDSHAVGFVGPNGRGTPELHGVMDRVDILTGTLGKALGGASGGYVAARAEIVALLRQRSRPYLFSNSLAPVIAAASIKVLDLLESAGELRDRLNANTALFRSRMTEEGFDVLPGDHAIAPVMIGDAAEAGRMAELLLERGVYVIGFSYPVVPMGAARIRVQLSAAHSEGDVLEAVSAFVAARASL from the coding sequence ATGTTCACGTCCGTACGGGACGACCTCCGCACCACCCTCGACGAGATCCGCGACGCGGGTCTCTTCAAGCCCGAGCGGGTGATCTCCACCCCGCAGAACGCCTCCGTCGCCGTCACGGCCGGCGGCGCCCCCGCCGGCGGGGACGTCCTCAACTTCTGCGCCAACAACTACCTCGGCCTCGCCGACCACCCCGAGGTCGTCGCCGCCGCCAAGGACGCGCTCGACCGGTGGGGCTACGGGATGGCGTCCGTACGCTTCATCTGCGGCACCCAGGAGATCCACAAGGAGCTGGAACAGCGCCTCTCCGCCTTCCTGGGCCAGGAGGACACGATCCTCTACTCCTCCTGCTTCGACGCCAACGGCGGAGTCTTCGAGACCCTCCTCGGCGCCGAGGACGCGGTCATCTCCGACGCGCTCAACCACGCCAGCATCATCGACGGCATCCGGCTCTCCAAGGCGCGCCGCCTGCGCTACGCCAACCGCGACCTCGCCGAGCTGGAGACCCGGCTCAAGGAGTCGCAGGACGCGCGGCGGCGGCTGATCGTCACGGACGGCGTGTTCTCCATGGACGGGTACGTCGCCCCGCTCGCCGAGATCTGCGACCTGGCCGACCGCTACGACGCGATGGTCATGGTGGACGACTCGCACGCGGTCGGCTTCGTCGGCCCCAACGGGCGCGGCACCCCCGAACTGCACGGCGTGATGGACCGCGTCGACATCCTGACCGGCACGCTGGGCAAGGCGCTCGGCGGTGCGTCCGGCGGGTACGTGGCGGCGCGCGCGGAGATCGTCGCGCTGCTGCGCCAGCGGTCCCGCCCGTACCTCTTCTCCAACTCGCTCGCGCCGGTCATCGCGGCGGCGTCCATCAAGGTCCTCGACCTGCTGGAGAGCGCGGGTGAGCTGCGGGACCGGCTCAACGCGAACACCGCGCTCTTCCGTTCCCGGATGACCGAGGAGGGCTTCGACGTGCTGCCCGGCGACCACGCGATCGCGCCGGTCATGATCGGGGACGCGGCGGAGGCGGGGCGGATGGCGGAGCTGCTGCTGGAGCGGGGGGTGTACGTGATCGGGTTCTCGTACCCGGTGGTGCCGATGGGGGCGGCGCGGATTCGGGTGCAGTTGTCCGCGGCGCATTCGGAGGGAGACGTGCTGGAGGCGGTCTCGGCGTTCGTCGCGGCGAGGGCGTCGCTTTAG
- a CDS encoding AMP-binding protein, whose translation MAKPVVSDEIHGPAIFGLRPADELVRKYRADGVWRDVGPLDDLRRWRELIPDAPAMIAYRSGVGMRRLTYSEYARYVERFAGALHELGVRPGHVVAIQLPNWWQLSALMLACVRVGAVVAPVMPTIGARELERTLARVGASVCVTADRWAGTEHAEALSKMAARLPGLRHRVVLGDSAPGSEVDFVRHFEETPWERRHPMVVSESNEDPDRGAVVLFTSGNSGEPKGVLHSFNTLHAGAFPVVEAEGLDTHDRIFTPQAQPHVFGMMYGVLIPLLAGGTAVVSDVWRPHDIPEMLVDSEATVFAGAPSYLAALVTATGNAREKAPLRLVFSGATSVPGQLVSAVPRIWGVPLRTLWGMTEVPGHTWTRGDDPPLWGAHSDGSPGPGLEMDFRRNDPEEGSGASGGAHASDGPWSAEQPARLFVRGGGVALATLGRDSGRLRVVAEHDDGWYDTGDLAIPDGRGGLRVISREVDRIGGTFMIPVNDVETELLDHPEVAEVALIGYPDGEGGELACAVVVPKSPTLTLGELREFLTDRGMTEWYQPSRLELIKALPRNSIGKVLKAPLRGWLHSEGRGGGRHPEAPGAQE comes from the coding sequence ATGGCCAAACCAGTCGTGAGCGACGAGATCCACGGACCGGCGATCTTCGGCCTGCGACCCGCCGATGAGCTGGTACGGAAGTACCGGGCGGACGGCGTCTGGCGTGACGTCGGCCCGCTGGACGACCTGCGCCGCTGGCGGGAGCTGATTCCCGACGCGCCCGCGATGATCGCCTACCGCTCGGGCGTGGGGATGCGCAGGCTCACGTACAGCGAGTACGCGCGGTACGTGGAGCGCTTCGCCGGCGCCCTGCACGAGCTGGGGGTGCGGCCGGGCCACGTGGTCGCGATCCAGCTGCCCAACTGGTGGCAGCTGAGCGCGCTGATGCTGGCCTGCGTCCGGGTGGGCGCGGTGGTGGCGCCGGTCATGCCGACCATCGGCGCGCGCGAGCTGGAGCGGACCCTCGCCCGGGTGGGCGCGAGCGTCTGTGTGACGGCCGACCGCTGGGCGGGGACCGAGCACGCGGAGGCGCTGTCGAAGATGGCCGCCCGCCTGCCGGGCCTGCGGCACCGCGTGGTGCTGGGCGACAGCGCCCCGGGGAGCGAGGTGGACTTCGTCCGCCATTTCGAGGAGACACCGTGGGAGCGCCGCCACCCGATGGTGGTGAGCGAGTCGAACGAGGACCCCGACCGGGGCGCCGTCGTCCTCTTCACCTCTGGCAACTCAGGTGAGCCCAAAGGGGTGCTGCACAGCTTCAACACCCTCCACGCGGGCGCGTTCCCCGTGGTCGAGGCGGAGGGGCTCGACACACACGACCGGATCTTCACCCCACAGGCGCAGCCGCACGTCTTCGGGATGATGTACGGAGTGCTCATCCCGCTGTTGGCGGGCGGCACCGCTGTCGTGTCCGACGTATGGAGGCCGCACGACATCCCGGAGATGCTCGTCGACAGCGAGGCCACGGTCTTCGCCGGTGCGCCCTCCTATCTGGCGGCCCTGGTCACCGCGACCGGGAACGCGCGCGAGAAGGCGCCGCTGCGGCTCGTGTTCAGCGGCGCGACCAGCGTTCCGGGCCAGCTGGTGTCGGCGGTGCCGCGGATCTGGGGCGTGCCGCTGCGGACGCTGTGGGGGATGACGGAAGTACCGGGCCACACCTGGACACGCGGGGACGACCCGCCGCTCTGGGGCGCGCACAGCGACGGCAGCCCGGGGCCGGGCCTCGAAATGGACTTCAGACGGAACGATCCCGAGGAGGGGTCCGGGGCGTCCGGGGGCGCGCATGCGTCGGACGGACCGTGGAGTGCCGAGCAGCCCGCTCGGCTGTTCGTACGGGGCGGTGGGGTCGCGCTCGCCACGCTGGGCCGGGACAGCGGACGGCTCCGGGTCGTGGCCGAGCACGACGACGGCTGGTACGACACCGGGGACCTGGCCATCCCCGACGGGCGGGGCGGGCTGCGCGTCATCAGCCGTGAGGTGGACCGTATCGGCGGTACGTTCATGATTCCGGTGAACGACGTCGAGACCGAGCTGCTGGACCACCCCGAGGTCGCCGAAGTGGCCCTGATCGGCTACCCGGACGGCGAGGGCGGCGAGCTGGCCTGCGCGGTGGTGGTCCCGAAGTCACCGACGCTGACCCTGGGGGAGCTGCGGGAATTCCTCACGGACCGGGGCATGACCGAGTGGTACCAGCCGAGCCGCCTGGAACTCATCAAGGCCCTGCCGCGCAACTCCATCGGCAAGGTGCTCAAGGCCCCGCTGCGCGGCTGGCTGCACAGCGAAGGGCGCGGCGGAGGCCGGCACCCGGAGGCTCCCGGCGCTCAAGAGTGA
- a CDS encoding LysR family transcriptional regulator — protein MIDPRRLRILRAVADHRTVTAAGAALYLTPSAVSQQLAALEQETGHTLLTRSGRGVRLTAAGEILLAHAHAVLAQLERAEAELAAYAGGAAGEVTVAAFATGIAEVLAPALRELAGLHPDIRVRVRDAEGDESLPMVLDGQADLAVAVEYRGAPREDDLRLFRVPLYAEPFDAVLPAAHPLGLSARVVLAELADSDWIGPYPGNPCHDVMQLACELAGFQPRLVHSSDDFHAVVALAGAGAGVALVPRSALRGMDLKGTVVRPVAGPAATRRVFAAVRRGAEDHPLIRPVLDSLVRAASGLTTG, from the coding sequence GTGATCGACCCCCGGCGCCTACGGATACTGCGGGCCGTGGCGGACCACCGCACGGTGACCGCCGCGGGCGCCGCGCTGTACCTCACCCCCTCCGCCGTCTCGCAGCAGCTCGCCGCCCTGGAGCAGGAGACCGGGCACACGCTCCTGACCCGCAGCGGTCGGGGCGTGCGGCTGACCGCTGCCGGGGAGATCCTGCTCGCGCACGCGCACGCCGTCCTCGCCCAGCTGGAGCGCGCCGAGGCCGAGCTCGCGGCGTACGCGGGTGGGGCCGCCGGGGAGGTGACCGTCGCCGCGTTCGCGACCGGGATCGCCGAGGTGCTGGCGCCGGCGCTCCGGGAGCTGGCCGGGCTGCACCCGGACATACGGGTACGGGTACGGGACGCCGAGGGCGACGAGAGCCTGCCGATGGTGCTGGACGGCCAGGCGGATCTCGCGGTCGCCGTCGAGTACCGGGGCGCCCCCCGCGAGGACGACCTGCGGCTGTTCCGCGTGCCGCTGTACGCGGAGCCGTTCGACGCGGTCCTGCCCGCCGCGCATCCGCTCGGCCTGAGCGCGCGCGTGGTCCTCGCCGAGCTGGCCGACAGCGACTGGATCGGCCCGTACCCGGGCAATCCCTGTCACGACGTGATGCAGCTGGCCTGCGAGCTGGCCGGGTTCCAGCCGCGCCTCGTGCACTCCTCGGACGACTTCCACGCCGTCGTCGCGCTGGCGGGCGCGGGCGCCGGGGTCGCGCTGGTGCCGCGGTCCGCGCTGCGCGGCATGGACCTGAAGGGCACGGTCGTCCGCCCGGTGGCGGGTCCCGCCGCCACGCGCCGGGTCTTCGCCGCGGTCCGGCGCGGGGCCGAGGACCATCCCCTGATCCGTCCCGTACTGGATTCCCTGGTCCGGGCGGCCTCCGGTCTCACCACCGGTTGA
- a CDS encoding sensor histidine kinase — MKINRRLALLVTAPLTVAVAFSGLALAPAANQALQADRLTEMVEVAADAGDLTHQLQRERAAATALVSAQGDAEAFQKSSQATDRSVAAFREQTDRLSEVPGSAQAALDRITRFVDDLPSLRAQVRSGGSTISALAFGYRTVIADLNSYRDGIAQADGVDADIADRIRAAAALSEAAEYSAQRQVTVMRAQAAGGFTTASQRTFEAGGLGYTESIGVLFDLGPGQWRTWLERTLSGAKAFEARRLEDEIGRTGTSKAITVTPAEWQKASNDRLTLLRSVEKRIDGSVLATVSDARTTLVRTAGAEIALVLLTLVGAVFLAVRLGRVMIRRLSDLRNAAHEVAHTGLPAVMAELSRPGALSGATPEEVALRSGNPVRTTGADEIGEVGEAFNAVHHEAVRLAAQQAHIHEQFAETLVGVARRGAQLTTVMVSELDTVQRDEADPERMKVLFALDHLAIRMERNTNSLLVLGGYGHARVRSQDIDCSSVIMAAAQQIERFDRVSLGVVDAEIGIAARAVHDVAHILAELLDNATRFSPPDKPVGVAVWRLWDRAVVQIVDEGVGITAERRARYNAALREPRTGIGDVRSMGLHVVARLAARHGIVVELCDSSGPGTIAEVALPVTVLAPAPRKTVPQPGSTPGGDRTDGSRTDSRTNGVRHEAPPPVARPAAGGNGGRGGPPGVGVREPVTAPPRFSVRDEPVSRIAGVSPSGLPLRQRNTPQQWPTLGKRDGTEQRPGATTSRPAPRRRDSRQVSDVLAAYAQGINRSTNQRGRSTADDTTERSKK; from the coding sequence GTGAAAATCAACCGTCGTCTCGCCCTGCTCGTCACCGCGCCTCTCACCGTGGCCGTCGCCTTCTCGGGACTGGCCCTCGCGCCCGCCGCCAACCAGGCGCTCCAGGCCGACCGGTTGACCGAGATGGTCGAAGTCGCGGCCGACGCGGGGGACTTGACCCACCAGTTGCAGCGTGAGCGGGCGGCAGCCACCGCTCTGGTCTCCGCACAGGGAGACGCGGAAGCGTTCCAGAAGAGTTCCCAGGCGACCGACAGAAGTGTCGCCGCGTTCCGCGAGCAGACCGACCGCCTGTCCGAGGTGCCGGGCAGCGCACAGGCCGCGCTGGACCGGATCACGCGCTTCGTCGACGACCTTCCCTCGCTGCGCGCCCAGGTGCGCTCCGGCGGCAGCACCATCTCCGCCCTCGCCTTCGGGTACCGGACCGTGATCGCCGACCTCAACAGCTACCGCGACGGCATCGCGCAGGCGGACGGGGTCGACGCCGACATCGCGGACCGGATCCGCGCCGCCGCCGCCCTCTCCGAGGCGGCCGAGTACTCGGCCCAGCGGCAGGTCACGGTGATGAGGGCGCAGGCGGCGGGCGGCTTCACCACCGCCTCGCAGCGGACCTTCGAGGCCGGCGGGCTCGGCTACACCGAGTCGATCGGCGTGCTCTTCGACCTCGGCCCCGGCCAGTGGCGGACCTGGCTGGAGCGCACCCTCTCCGGCGCCAAGGCGTTCGAAGCCCGGCGTCTTGAGGACGAGATCGGCCGTACGGGAACCAGCAAGGCCATCACGGTCACTCCGGCCGAGTGGCAGAAGGCCTCCAACGACCGTCTGACACTGCTGCGTTCGGTGGAGAAGCGGATCGACGGGTCCGTCCTCGCCACGGTCTCCGACGCGCGCACCACGCTCGTCAGGACCGCCGGGGCCGAGATCGCCCTGGTGCTGCTGACCCTGGTCGGAGCCGTCTTCCTGGCCGTCCGCCTGGGCCGCGTCATGATCCGGCGGCTGAGCGATCTGCGGAACGCCGCGCACGAGGTCGCCCACACCGGGCTGCCCGCCGTCATGGCCGAACTGTCCCGGCCCGGCGCGCTGAGCGGCGCGACCCCCGAGGAGGTCGCCCTGCGGAGCGGCAACCCGGTGCGGACCACGGGCGCGGACGAGATCGGCGAGGTCGGTGAGGCGTTCAACGCCGTGCACCACGAAGCCGTCCGGCTGGCGGCCCAACAGGCTCACATCCACGAGCAGTTCGCCGAGACGCTGGTCGGTGTCGCGCGGAGGGGCGCGCAGTTGACCACCGTCATGGTGTCCGAGCTGGACACGGTGCAGCGCGACGAGGCCGATCCCGAGCGGATGAAGGTCCTCTTCGCCCTCGACCACCTCGCCATCCGCATGGAACGCAACACCAACAGCCTTCTGGTGCTGGGTGGTTACGGACATGCCCGGGTGCGCTCGCAGGACATCGACTGCTCCAGTGTCATCATGGCCGCGGCCCAGCAGATCGAGCGCTTCGACCGGGTGTCGCTCGGAGTGGTGGACGCGGAGATCGGCATCGCCGCCCGCGCCGTGCACGACGTGGCGCACATCCTGGCCGAACTCCTCGACAACGCGACCCGGTTCTCGCCGCCCGACAAGCCGGTCGGGGTCGCCGTATGGCGGCTGTGGGACCGGGCCGTCGTCCAGATCGTGGACGAGGGCGTGGGTATCACCGCGGAGCGCCGCGCGCGCTACAACGCCGCGCTGCGCGAGCCGCGGACGGGCATCGGAGACGTACGGTCCATGGGTCTGCACGTGGTGGCACGGCTCGCCGCGCGCCACGGCATCGTCGTGGAGCTGTGCGACTCGTCCGGTCCCGGCACCATCGCCGAGGTCGCCCTCCCCGTCACCGTACTGGCCCCGGCCCCTCGGAAGACCGTCCCGCAGCCGGGGAGCACGCCCGGCGGGGACCGTACCGACGGCAGCCGTACCGACAGCCGTACCAACGGTGTGCGGCACGAGGCGCCCCCGCCGGTCGCCCGGCCCGCGGCCGGAGGCAACGGGGGCCGCGGTGGCCCACCAGGTGTCGGCGTCCGCGAGCCCGTCACCGCACCGCCCCGGTTCTCGGTACGCGACGAGCCGGTGTCGCGCATCGCCGGGGTCAGCCCCTCGGGGCTGCCCCTGCGGCAGCGCAACACCCCGCAGCAGTGGCCCACTCTGGGCAAACGGGACGGCACGGAACAGCGTCCCGGTGCCACGACTTCCCGGCCCGCGCCCCGCCGCCGCGACTCCCGGCAGGTCTCCGACGTGCTGGCGGCCTACGCCCAGGGGATCAACAGGAGCACCAACCAGCGCGGGCGTTCCACCGCCGACGACACCACCGAACGGAGCAAGAAATGA
- a CDS encoding phosphatase PAP2 family protein, which produces MNARIGPAERKQVPSARPPLVRELLLVVGLFLVYKLGRQVADGRTGEAFSNAHDVWNFERAVHLPSESAVQGALLHSDTLVHVVNTYYATVHFPATVLFLAWLYWRRPVHYVWSRRVLTALTGAALVLHLLVPLAPPRMLASTGLIDTGQVFGPTVYGASPASDQLSNQFAAMPSLHVGWALMVAVGLIAATRSRWRWLWLLHPLMTLFVVVSTANHYWLDAIVAVALLGVALAFIRLPRRGSLIVRSSKDGAAEPAGTSASPPEGQRASDVPGTSAVPDTVPLVSSGGSR; this is translated from the coding sequence ATGAACGCCCGAATTGGGCCCGCCGAACGGAAGCAGGTACCTTCCGCCCGACCGCCCCTCGTCCGCGAGCTGTTGCTCGTCGTCGGACTCTTCCTCGTCTACAAGCTCGGCAGGCAGGTCGCCGACGGCCGTACGGGGGAAGCGTTCAGCAACGCCCACGATGTCTGGAACTTCGAGCGGGCCGTCCATCTGCCGAGTGAGAGCGCCGTGCAGGGCGCCCTGCTGCACAGCGACACGCTCGTCCATGTCGTGAACACGTACTACGCGACGGTGCACTTCCCGGCCACGGTGCTCTTTCTGGCCTGGCTGTACTGGCGTCGGCCCGTCCACTACGTCTGGTCCCGGCGGGTTCTCACCGCGCTGACGGGAGCCGCGCTCGTCCTGCACCTGCTGGTGCCGCTGGCACCGCCGCGGATGCTGGCCTCGACGGGCCTCATCGACACCGGGCAGGTGTTCGGCCCGACGGTGTACGGGGCGAGCCCGGCGAGCGACCAGCTGTCGAACCAGTTCGCCGCGATGCCGTCGCTGCACGTCGGGTGGGCGCTGATGGTGGCGGTCGGCCTCATCGCGGCGACGCGTTCGCGGTGGCGCTGGCTGTGGCTGCTGCATCCGCTGATGACGCTGTTCGTGGTCGTGTCCACGGCCAACCACTACTGGCTCGACGCGATCGTGGCGGTGGCGCTGCTGGGGGTGGCGCTGGCGTTCATCCGGCTGCCGAGGCGGGGTTCGCTGATCGTGCGGTCGTCCAAGGACGGGGCCGCCGAGCCGGCGGGAACGTCGGCCTCGCCCCCGGAGGGGCAGCGAGCCTCCGATGTACCTGGCACATCCGCCGTACCCGACACCGTTCCACTCGTCTCATCAGGGGGCTCACGATGA